The Humulus lupulus chromosome 4, drHumLupu1.1, whole genome shotgun sequence genome has a window encoding:
- the LOC133831708 gene encoding uncharacterized protein LOC133831708, producing the protein MAAELMFRGSGASSSPPALILTSGASGRIRAIFSARALRSLLMLINAFVLLLLLPFRGRRRTTSSSPEKDDEKQEIGGGSHRKGTAVVRVPAAMVSWRRAAATAVAVDHEVAARRALSIRRVLQEDDDEVSIRDFSLFVTARGDTVFTQSWSPPAPVKIRGLVIILHGLNEHSGRYSDFAKQLNSHGYKVYGMDWIGHGGSDGLHAYVPSLDYAVADSKSFIEKVVAENHGLRCFCFGHSTGGAILLKAMLDPKVEANVAGVVLTSPAVGVQPSHPIFVILAPIVSFLLPRYQVSAANKKGTPVSRDPEALEAKYSDPLVYTGSIRVRTGYEILKITSYLQQNLRKLRVPFLVLHGKADTITDPEASQKLYEEAASADKDIKLFDGLLHDLLFEPERQEIMEDIIEWLNQRLQKL; encoded by the exons ATGGCGGCGGAGTTGATGTTCAGGGGCAGCGGCGCGTCGAGCTCACCGCCGGCGTTGATCCTGACGTCGGGAGCGAGCGGTAGGATCAGGGCGATATTCTCCGCACGCGCCTTGCGGAGCCTTCTGATGTTGATCAACGCTTTTGTTTTGCTCTTGCTTTTGCCGTTCCGCGGTCGGAGGCGAACGACGTCGTCTTCTCCGGAGAAGGACGACGAGAAGCAGGAGATTGGCGGTGGATCGCATCGGAAGGGGACGGCGGTGGTGAGGGTTCCGGCGGCGATGGTGTCGTGGAGGCGAGCGGCGGCTACGGCGGTGGCGGTGGACCACGAGGTGGCCGCCAGGAGAGCTTTATCCATTCGGCGTGTTCTTCAGGAGGACGATGATGAGGTTTCGATTAGGGATTTTTCGCTTTTTGTCACCGCGAGAGGTGATACAGTTTTTACTCAGTCGTGGTCTCCGCCGGCTCCGGTTAAGATCAG GGGCCTGGTTATTATTTTGCACGGCCTGAATGAGCACAG TGGTAGATACAGTGATTTTGCAAAGCAGCTGAATTCCCATGGCTACAAGGTCTATGGAATGGACTGGATTG GTCATGGTGGGAGTGATGGACTTCATGCATATGTTCCTTCTCTTGACTATGCTGTTGCCGATTCG AAATCTTTCATTGAGAAGGTTGTAGCTGAAAATCACGGGCTACGGTGTTTCTGCTTTGGACATTCGACTGGCGGAGCCATTCTACTTAAG GCAATGCTTGACCCTAAAGTGGAAGCCAATGTAGCTGGCGTCGTGCTGACATCGCCTGCGGTTGGAGTACAGCCATCCCATCCAATTTTCGTG ATTCTTGCTCCCATTGTCTCATTTTTGCTACCTAGATACCAAGTTAGTGCAGCAAACAAAAAGGGCACGCCAGTCTCTCGTGATCCCGAGGCTTTAGAGGCCAAGTATTCGGATCCATTGGTGTACACCGGGTCCATTAGGGTGCGAACCGGTTACGAGATTCTCAAAATTACTTCTTACTTGCAGCAGAATCTGAGAAAACTGAGAGTGCCCTTTCTAGTTCTCCATGGCAAAGCCGACACCATTACCGACCCTGAAGCTTCTCAGAAACTGTACGAAGAAGCTGCCTCAGCAGACAAAGACATCAAGTTGTTCGACGGCCTATTACACGATCTCCTTTTCGAACCAGAGAGGCAAGAAATAATGGAGGATATAATTGAGTGGTTGAATCAGAGACTTCAAAAACTCTAG
- the LOC133831709 gene encoding uncharacterized protein LOC133831709 yields the protein MALQWMILTYVVAAEAVLAILLTLPYPKLLKNRFVSLISLILQPCLFIVPFAGFQLLDIYWKQEHRLMCTSDICTATERDRFEKTTYKAQRNVILCAAAVILYWCLYRICKYNKDIQALEQVEKRYKDQ from the exons ATGGCGCTTCAATGGATGATTCTGACCTACGTGGTGGCAGCGGAGGCCGTTTTGGCCATTCTCTTAACTCTTCCTTATCCTAAGCTCCTCAAGAACCGCTTCGTCTCTTTGATCTCTCTCATACtccaaccttgcctcttcatcgtTCCCTTCGCCGGTTTCCAGCTCCTAG ATATCTATTGGAAGCAAGAGCATCGCTTGATGTGCACATCTGATATCTGTACGGCTACTGAGAGAGATCGCTTCGAAAAAACT ACCTACAAAGCTCAAAGGAACGTAATTCTCTGCGCCGCTGCAGTTATTCTTTATTG GTGCCTTTACCGCATTTGCAAGTATAACAAAGATATTCAAGCCTTGGAGCAGGTGGAGAAGAGGTACAAGGATCAGTAA